The following coding sequences are from one Roseburia hominis A2-183 window:
- the trxA gene encoding thioredoxin has translation MVKKIQNNNMDEALQAKAAVVDFSAVWCGPCQMLAPVLEELADDLDGEVAFYNADTDENTQLAIANGITNIPALLFLKDGKVAGKNVGFMPKPELEAWVKGCMEQ, from the coding sequence ATGGTTAAGAAGATTCAGAACAACAATATGGACGAAGCGTTACAGGCAAAGGCAGCAGTGGTGGACTTTTCGGCAGTATGGTGCGGACCGTGCCAGATGCTTGCCCCGGTACTGGAGGAACTGGCGGATGATCTGGACGGTGAGGTGGCATTTTACAATGCAGATACCGATGAGAATACGCAGCTTGCGATCGCAAACGGCATCACAAACATTCCGGCGCTTTTATTCTTAAAGGACGGCAAGGTGGCAGGCAAGAATGTCGGATTCATGCCGAAGCCGGAACTGGAAGCATGGGTAAAAGGATGTATGGAGCAGTAA
- a CDS encoding glutathione peroxidase: MGFDEEHPLATIVESMLERTHLDYKETPDIKWNFTKFLIDRDGNVVERFEPTADMDVVREKIENYL, translated from the coding sequence ATGGGATTTGACGAGGAACATCCGTTAGCGACGATCGTGGAAAGCATGTTAGAGCGCACGCATCTGGATTATAAGGAGACACCGGACATCAAATGGAACTTTACCAAGTTTTTGATTGACAGAGACGGAAACGTGGTGGAGCGTTTTGAGCCGACGGCGGATATGGATGTTGTCCGCGAAAAGATTGAAAACTATTTATAA